In a genomic window of Phalacrocorax aristotelis chromosome 8, bGulAri2.1, whole genome shotgun sequence:
- the MTSS2 gene encoding protein MTSS 2 isoform X6 yields the protein METAEKECGALGGLFQAIINDMKSSYPIWEDFNSKATKLHSQLRTTVLAAVAFLDAFQKVADMATNTRGATRDIGSALTRMCMRHRSIEAKLRQFTNALMESLINPLQDRIEDWKKTANQLDKDHAKEYKRARHEIKKKSSDTLKLQKKARKGKGDLQPQLDNALQDVNDMYLLLEETEKQAVRKALIEERGRFCTFITFLQPVVNGELTMLGEITHLQGIIEDLVVLTAEPHKLPPASEQVIKDLKGSDYSWSYQTPPSSPSSSSSRKSSMCSLVQPPTTTTRLSSVSSHDSGFISQDAAYSKPPSPMPSDITSQKSSSSASSEASETCQSVSECSSPTSDWSKASPYDQPVVPTLQRRKDRVEHLREAEMGSPAGGYPGISSEDAPRPRMSPATIAAKHGEEVSPAASDLAMVLTRGLSLEHQKSSRDSLQYSSGYSTQTTTPSCSEDTIPSQGSDYDCYSVNGDVECDPQSDFDKSSTIPRNSNIAQNYRRMIQTKRPASTAGLPTGTNLPAGTTPGVATIRRTPSTKPSVRRTLSNAGPIPIRPPIVPVKTPTVPDSPSYTGPTRVGSEECVFYADDASPNPLDFAKASPKRLSLPNTAWGGGAMEISVYPGASQHLSTEEEEDQQLAANRHSLVEKIGELVAGAHALGEGQFPFPTTLTGSGPSEETPAPPPAASMDPPAEDMLVAIRRGVRLRRTVTNDRSAPRIS from the exons GTGCCACGAGGGACATTGGCTCTGCACTGACCCGCATGTGCATGCGGCACCGCAGCATCGAGGCCAAACTCCGGCAGTTCACCAA TGCCCTCATGGAAAGCCTGATAAACCCTTTGCAGGACAGGATTGaggactggaaaaaaactgCCAACCAGCTCGACAAGGACCATGCAAAAG AGTACAAGCGAGCCCGCCATGAGATCAAGAAGAAATCCTCTGATACCCTCAAGCTCCAGAAAAAGGCTCGCAAAG GGAAGGGGgacctgcagccccagctggaCAATGCACTGCAGGATGTCAATGACATGtacctgctgctggaggagacaGAGAAGCAGGCAGTGCGCAAAGCCCTCATCGAGGAGCGAGGTCGCTTCTGCACCTTCATCACCttcctgcagcccgtggtg AATGGAGAGCTCACCATGCTGGGAGAGATCACCCACCTGCAGGGCATCATTGAGGACCTGGTGGTACTCACTGCTGAGCCCCACAAGCTGCCCCCTGCCAGCGAGCAG GTGATCAAGGACCTGAAAGGCTCTGACTACAGCTGGTCCTACCAGACCCCACCGTCCTCACctagcagctccagctcccgcAAGTCTAGCATGTGCAG CCTGGTGcagccccccaccaccaccacccgcCTCTCCAGCGTCTCCTCCCATGACTCTGGCTTCATCTCCCAGGATGCCGCTTACTCCAAACCGCCTTCCCCCATGCCCTCAGACATCACCAGCCAG AAGTCCTCCAGCTCAGCATCCTCGGAGGCCTCCGAAACCTGCCAGTCGGTTAGCGAGTGCAGCTCCCCAACCTCG GACTGGTCCAAGGCCAGCCCATACGACCAGCCGGTGGTCCCCACCCTGCAGCGGCGCAAGGACCGCGTGGAGCACCTGCGGGAAGCCGAGATGGGCTCACCCGCCGGTGGGTACCCAGGCATCAGCAGCGAGGATGCTCCCAGGCCCCGGATGTCACCAGCTACAATTGCTGCGAAG CATGGGGAGGAGGTGTCCCCTGCTGCCAGTGACCTGGCCATGGTCTTGACCCGGGGGCTGAGCCTGGAGCACCAGAAGAGTAGCCGGGACTCGCTGCAGTACTCCAGCGGCTACAGCACACAGACCACCACACCCTCCTGCTCCGAGGACACCATCCCTTCCCAAG gctctgACTACGACTGCTACTCAGTGAACGGTGATGTGGAGTGTGACCCCCAGAGCGACTTCGACAAGTCCTCCACCATCCCACGCAACAGCAACATTGCCCAGAACTACCGGCGGATGATCCAGACCAAGCGTCCCGCCTCCACTGCTGGGCTGCCCACTGGCACCAACCTACCAGCCGGCACAACCCCAGGGGTAGCCACCATCCGCCGCACGCCCTCCACCAAACCCTCGGTCCGCCGTACCCTCTCCAATGCTGGTCCCATCCCCATCCGACCCCCCATTGTCCCCGTGAAGACCCCTACAGTGCCCGACTCCCCCAGCTACACCGGTCCCACACGGGTGGGCAGCGAAGAGTGTGTCTTCTATGCCGATGACGCCTCGCCAAACCCCCTGGATTTTGCCAAAGCTTCACCCAAGCGGCTGAGCCTTCCCAACACCGCCTGGGGCGGCGGTGCCATGGAGATCTCTGTCTACCCCGGGGCTAGCCAGCACCTCTCcactgaggaagaggaggaccAACAGTTGGCTGCCAACCGGCACAGCTTGGTGGAGAAGATTGGTGAGCTGGTGGCTGGCGCCCACGCCCTGGGGGAAGGCCAgttccccttccccaccaccctcACGGGGTCTGGTCCCAGTGAGGAGACCCCTGCGCCCCCCCCAGCGGCCTCCATGGACCCCCCGGCCGAAGACATGCTGGTGGCCATCCGGCGTGGGGTGCGCCTGCGCAGGACCGTCACCAACGACAGGTCGGCCCCGCGGATATCGTGA